One Acanthopagrus latus isolate v.2019 chromosome 12, fAcaLat1.1, whole genome shotgun sequence genomic region harbors:
- the nxnl2 gene encoding nucleoredoxin-like protein 2 isoform X2, whose protein sequence is MVEVFTGRTLLNKDGDFVDPEEALRNKVVGIYFSAGWCPPCRDFTPILCDFYTELVDEGEPPAQFEIVFVSSDKSPDDMVEYYHDMHGDWLALPWTDDYKHELRQRYKITAVPKLVIVKENGDVITDKGRKQIRDRGLACFRSWLDAAEIFQNFKG, encoded by the exons ATGGTGGAGGTGTTCACCGGCCGGACCCTGCTCAATAAAGACGGGGACTTCGTCGACCCGGAGGAGGCGCTGAGGAACAAGGTGGTGGGGATCTACTTCTCGGCTGGATGGTGTCCGCCGTGTCGAGACTTCACGCCCATCCTGTGCGACTTCTACACGGAGCTGGTGGACGAGGGTGAACCTCCGGCTCAGTTTGAGATCGTGTTCGTCTCCTCCGACAAGTCGCCCGATGACATGGTCGAGTACTATCACGACATGCACGGAGACTGGCTGGCTCTGCCCTGGACGGACGATTATAAACA TGAGTTGAGGCAGCGCTACAAGATCACAGCTGTGCCCAAACTGGTGATTGTGAAGGAGAACGGCGACGTGATCACAGACAAGGGCAGGAAACAGATCAGAGACCGAGGCCTGGCCTGCTTCAGGTCCTGGTTGGACGCTGCGGAGATCTTCCAGAACTTTAAGGGTTAG
- the nxnl2 gene encoding nucleoredoxin-like protein 2 isoform X1: MNYNAGFSCPHWSAGDYQDWLVCVCVRERERLIAAMVEVFTGRTLLNKDGDFVDPEEALRNKVVGIYFSAGWCPPCRDFTPILCDFYTELVDEGEPPAQFEIVFVSSDKSPDDMVEYYHDMHGDWLALPWTDDYKQ, from the exons ATGAACTACAACGCCGGCTTCTCGTGTCCTCATTGGTCCGCAGGTGATTACCAGGATTGGCT tgtgtgtgtgtgtgtgagagagagagagagacttatAGCAGCCATGGTGGAGGTGTTCACCGGCCGGACCCTGCTCAATAAAGACGGGGACTTCGTCGACCCGGAGGAGGCGCTGAGGAACAAGGTGGTGGGGATCTACTTCTCGGCTGGATGGTGTCCGCCGTGTCGAGACTTCACGCCCATCCTGTGCGACTTCTACACGGAGCTGGTGGACGAGGGTGAACCTCCGGCTCAGTTTGAGATCGTGTTCGTCTCCTCCGACAAGTCGCCCGATGACATGGTCGAGTACTATCACGACATGCACGGAGACTGGCTGGCTCTGCCCTGGACGGACGATTATAAACAGTAA